In Priestia megaterium NBRC 15308 = ATCC 14581, the following proteins share a genomic window:
- a CDS encoding DUF1292 domain-containing protein, whose protein sequence is MSVEENKITIVDENGNEQLCEILFTFDSDQYNKSYVIYYPIGADQDDEEEIEIHASAFTPSEDGQDGELQPIETEEEWDMVEEMVNTFLDEEGE, encoded by the coding sequence ATGAGCGTAGAAGAAAATAAAATTACAATCGTCGATGAGAATGGAAATGAGCAGCTATGCGAAATTTTATTCACATTTGATTCTGATCAATATAACAAATCATATGTAATTTACTATCCAATCGGAGCAGACCAAGATGATGAAGAGGAAATTGAAATTCATGCATCTGCTTTCACACCAAGTGAAGATGGTCAAGACGGTGAGCTACAACCGATTGAAACAGAAGAAGAGTGGGACATGGTTGAGGAAATGGTTAATACATTCCTTGACGAAGAAGGCGAATAA
- the ruvX gene encoding Holliday junction resolvase RuvX has protein sequence MRVLGLDVGTKTIGVAVSDEMGWTAQGIETIKIADEQMEQSYPRLQQLIDEYSVEKIVVGLPKNMNGTIGPRGEACIEFADNVKEKLNIETMMWDERLSTMAAERVLLSADVSRKKRKKVIDKMAAVMILQGYLDSKQ, from the coding sequence ATGCGCGTATTAGGATTAGATGTAGGAACCAAAACAATTGGTGTGGCAGTTAGTGATGAAATGGGATGGACAGCGCAAGGAATTGAAACAATTAAAATTGCAGATGAGCAGATGGAGCAATCATATCCTCGTTTACAGCAGCTAATTGACGAATATTCCGTAGAGAAAATTGTAGTGGGTCTTCCTAAAAATATGAATGGTACGATTGGCCCTCGAGGCGAAGCGTGCATTGAGTTTGCTGACAACGTCAAAGAAAAACTTAACATTGAAACGATGATGTGGGACGAGCGTTTGTCGACGATGGCAGCAGAGCGAGTACTGCTGTCTGCCGATGTAAGCCGCAAGAAACGCAAAAAAGTAATCGATAAAATGGCAGCTGTTATGATTCTTCAAGGATACTTAGACAGCAAGCAGTAA
- a CDS encoding IreB family regulatory phosphoprotein: MSSFDKTMQFNFQDEPAETNVHEVLFTVYDALQEKGYNPINQIVGYLLSGDPAYIPRHNDARNTIRQLERDELIEELVKSYLQQHRKDS; encoded by the coding sequence GTGAGTTCATTTGATAAAACCATGCAATTTAATTTTCAAGATGAGCCAGCTGAAACAAACGTACATGAAGTATTGTTTACGGTTTATGACGCACTGCAAGAAAAAGGCTACAACCCGATCAACCAAATCGTTGGGTATTTGTTATCAGGAGACCCTGCTTACATTCCTCGTCATAACGATGCGAGAAACACAATTCGCCAGTTAGAGCGAGACGAGCTCATTGAAGAACTTGTTAAATCTTATTTACAACAGCATCGAAAGGATTCATAA
- the alaS gene encoding alanine--tRNA ligase, which yields MKKLTSAQVRQMYLDFFKEKGHDVEPSASLVPHEDPSLLWINSGVATLKKYFDGRVIPQNPRICNAQKSIRTNDIENVGKTARHHTFFEMLGNFSIGDYFKEEAIQWAWEFLTSDKWIGFDADKLSVTVHPEDEEAFKIWNEKMGVPKERIIRLEGNFWDIGEGPSGPNTEIFYDRGEAYGNDLTDPELYPGGENERYLEIWNLVFSQFNHNPDGTYTPLPKKNIDTGMGLERMVSVIQDVQTNFDTDLFMPIIEATENISGAKYRTNDEQDTAFKVIADHIRTVTFAVGDGALPSNEGRGYVLRRLLRRAVRYAKKLNINRPFMYELVPVVGEIMVDFYPEVKGKTDFIQRVVKNEEERFHETLNDGLAILATVIKKEKAQNSDTVQGEDVFRLYDTYGFPVELTEEYAEDENMKIDHAGFEREMEAQRERARAARQDSSSMQVQGGVLGEVTVASEFVGYDKNEVETVVEAIIVDGELVDRAEAGTEAQVILSHTPFYAESGGQIADQGTIQSAAGTAEVKDVQKAPNGQNVQTVAVTHGELVKGETYTATLDEENRSAIVKNHTATHLLHQALKDTLGTHVNQAGSLVTADRLRFDFSHFGQVTQEELEKIEQIVNEKIWDSISVQIENKAIDEAKAMGAMALFGEKYGDIVRVVQVGDYSLELCGGCHVPNTSVIGLFKIVSESGIGAGTRRIEAVTGKAAYQLMNDQVGLLKEAAAKVKSNPRDLVGRVEGLLEEIRNLQRENDSLSTKLGNIEAGNLVDRVQNINGVNVLAAKVNATDMNNLRAMVDDLKQKLESAVIVLASPQGEKVNIIAGVTKDLIAKGHHAGKLVKEVATICGGGGGGRPDMAQAGGKDASQIEKALGTVEEWVKSV from the coding sequence ATGAAAAAACTGACGTCAGCACAAGTTCGTCAAATGTATTTAGATTTCTTTAAAGAAAAAGGCCATGATGTAGAACCAAGCGCATCTTTAGTCCCGCATGAAGATCCATCTTTATTATGGATTAACAGTGGAGTAGCTACATTAAAAAAATATTTTGATGGTCGTGTTATTCCTCAAAATCCACGTATTTGTAACGCACAAAAATCCATTCGTACAAACGATATCGAAAACGTAGGTAAAACGGCTCGCCATCATACGTTTTTTGAAATGCTTGGTAATTTCTCTATCGGTGATTATTTCAAAGAAGAAGCCATCCAATGGGCATGGGAATTCTTAACGAGCGATAAATGGATTGGATTCGACGCAGATAAGCTATCTGTAACAGTTCACCCTGAAGATGAAGAAGCATTTAAGATTTGGAATGAAAAAATGGGCGTGCCTAAAGAGCGCATCATTCGTTTGGAAGGTAATTTCTGGGATATCGGAGAAGGTCCGAGTGGTCCAAATACAGAGATCTTTTATGATCGCGGAGAAGCATATGGAAATGACCTAACTGATCCGGAATTATATCCAGGTGGAGAAAATGAGCGCTATTTAGAAATTTGGAACCTTGTATTTTCTCAATTTAATCACAATCCTGATGGCACGTACACGCCGCTTCCAAAGAAAAACATCGATACGGGAATGGGCTTAGAGCGTATGGTTTCTGTTATTCAAGACGTGCAAACAAACTTTGATACAGATTTGTTTATGCCGATTATTGAAGCAACAGAAAACATTTCAGGCGCTAAATATCGTACAAATGATGAGCAAGATACGGCATTTAAAGTCATTGCTGACCATATTCGTACGGTAACATTTGCTGTAGGTGATGGCGCGCTTCCTTCAAATGAAGGCCGTGGGTATGTGCTGCGCCGTTTGTTACGCCGAGCAGTTCGCTATGCTAAAAAGTTAAACATTAATCGTCCGTTCATGTACGAGCTAGTGCCGGTAGTAGGTGAAATCATGGTTGATTTCTATCCGGAAGTAAAGGGAAAAACGGATTTTATCCAGCGCGTAGTAAAAAATGAAGAAGAGCGTTTTCACGAAACGTTAAATGACGGACTAGCTATTTTGGCAACCGTTATTAAAAAAGAAAAAGCGCAAAACAGTGATACGGTACAAGGGGAAGATGTTTTCCGTTTATATGACACGTATGGATTCCCTGTTGAATTAACGGAAGAATATGCAGAAGATGAGAACATGAAAATTGATCATGCAGGTTTTGAACGTGAAATGGAAGCACAGCGTGAGCGTGCGCGTGCTGCTCGTCAAGATTCTAGTTCTATGCAAGTTCAAGGCGGCGTACTTGGTGAAGTAACCGTTGCAAGTGAGTTTGTTGGCTATGATAAAAATGAAGTAGAAACAGTTGTTGAAGCAATTATTGTAGACGGTGAGCTTGTTGACCGCGCTGAAGCTGGAACAGAAGCGCAAGTCATCTTAAGCCACACGCCATTCTATGCAGAAAGCGGCGGTCAAATTGCGGACCAAGGTACGATCCAAAGTGCTGCAGGAACAGCGGAAGTAAAAGACGTTCAAAAAGCGCCAAACGGCCAAAATGTCCAAACGGTAGCTGTAACACACGGTGAGCTTGTAAAAGGTGAAACATATACGGCGACGCTTGATGAAGAAAACCGCAGTGCGATTGTGAAAAACCATACGGCAACGCATTTATTGCATCAAGCATTAAAAGATACGTTAGGAACGCATGTTAATCAAGCGGGTTCTTTAGTAACAGCGGATCGCTTGCGCTTTGACTTCTCTCACTTTGGTCAAGTGACACAAGAAGAGCTCGAGAAAATTGAACAAATCGTTAATGAAAAGATTTGGGACAGTATCTCTGTACAAATTGAAAACAAAGCAATTGACGAAGCAAAAGCGATGGGTGCAATGGCGCTATTCGGTGAGAAATACGGAGATATCGTGCGCGTAGTACAAGTAGGCGACTACAGCTTAGAATTATGTGGTGGATGTCACGTGCCAAATACGTCTGTTATCGGTTTATTTAAAATTGTATCAGAATCGGGAATCGGTGCAGGTACTCGACGCATTGAAGCTGTAACTGGAAAAGCTGCCTATCAGTTAATGAACGATCAAGTAGGCTTACTAAAAGAAGCTGCGGCAAAAGTAAAATCCAACCCGCGTGATTTAGTAGGGCGCGTTGAAGGATTACTAGAAGAAATTCGTAATCTTCAGCGTGAAAATGATTCACTATCTACAAAGCTTGGCAATATTGAAGCTGGCAATCTCGTTGACCGTGTGCAAAACATTAATGGTGTGAATGTACTAGCAGCGAAAGTGAATGCAACGGATATGAATAACCTTCGTGCAATGGTTGACGATTTAAAACAAAAATTAGAATCCGCTGTAATCGTATTAGCTTCTCCACAAGGTGAAAAGGTAAATATTATTGCAGGTGTAACAAAAGATTTAATTGCTAAAGGCCATCATGCTGGCAAACTTGTTAAAGAAGTAGCGACGATTTGCGGCGGAGGCGGAGGCGGACGCCCTGACATGGCGCAAGCTGGAGGAAAAGATGCTAGCCAAATTGAAAAAGCACTTGGCACTGTAGAAGAATGGGTTAAATCCGTTTAA
- a CDS encoding AI-2E family transporter — protein sequence MKDSSFKWFYRFGLLLLALLCILVFFKVQFLWLPVIYMFLKALLPFFIAAFITYLLHPLIEKTHDKGVPRPLAILLIYIIFFGGIGFGAYKSYPIFVEQVKDLNEQLPHFTNTYRHWVESIHDRTTSLPNGVHEKIEGSIDDVEATLNVWLTKVAEGLKSLITSFLILIIIPFIVFYMLKDFSSIKKATAYVTPKKWHKPGERFLSDVNESLGNYIRGQFFVCLIIGVIATAALWFFHVPYALLLGFIIGVTNIIPYFGPIIGAVPAAIIAATISIKLVITIVIIIFVLQFLEGNVLSPLIVGKSLHIHPLFIMLALLLGGEFGGVLGLILAVPILAVIKISILHIRSYTLKH from the coding sequence TTGAAAGATAGTTCATTCAAATGGTTCTATAGATTCGGACTGCTGTTATTAGCGCTGCTGTGCATATTAGTCTTTTTTAAAGTCCAGTTTTTATGGCTTCCTGTTATTTACATGTTTTTAAAAGCACTGCTGCCTTTTTTTATTGCAGCATTCATTACATATTTACTTCATCCGCTTATTGAAAAAACGCATGATAAAGGCGTGCCTCGTCCTCTAGCTATTTTACTGATCTACATCATCTTTTTTGGAGGAATTGGGTTTGGAGCCTATAAGTCGTACCCTATTTTTGTGGAACAAGTAAAAGATTTAAACGAACAGCTGCCTCATTTTACGAATACATATAGACATTGGGTAGAATCGATTCATGATCGTACAACTTCACTTCCAAACGGTGTACATGAGAAAATTGAAGGCAGCATTGATGATGTAGAGGCTACGCTCAACGTGTGGCTTACAAAAGTGGCCGAAGGATTAAAGTCATTGATTACTTCTTTTTTGATTTTAATCATTATTCCATTTATTGTTTTTTATATGCTGAAGGATTTTTCCTCTATTAAGAAAGCAACAGCTTATGTCACGCCTAAAAAGTGGCACAAACCAGGCGAACGTTTTTTATCGGATGTGAATGAATCGCTCGGCAATTACATTAGAGGGCAATTTTTTGTTTGTCTGATTATTGGTGTGATTGCCACAGCAGCACTGTGGTTCTTTCATGTACCTTATGCACTTCTTTTAGGCTTCATTATTGGCGTAACGAATATCATTCCTTATTTTGGCCCGATTATTGGTGCGGTTCCAGCGGCTATTATTGCAGCCACAATCTCGATAAAGTTGGTTATTACCATTGTCATTATAATCTTTGTGCTGCAATTTCTAGAGGGAAATGTGCTGTCTCCGCTTATCGTAGGAAAGAGTCTTCATATTCATCCTTTGTTTATCATGCTTGCGCTCCTTTTAGGAGGAGAATTTGGAGGAGTATTGGGTCTCATTTTGGCTGTGCCAATTTTAGCAGTCATTAAAATATCTATTTTGCATATCCGCTCTTATACGCTCAAACATTGA
- a CDS encoding YrzQ family protein has product MGRIIPSVVAFGLGAYAFKMADDREMFTKRNMKKMRKRMMKAIH; this is encoded by the coding sequence ATGGGCAGAATCATTCCGTCAGTAGTCGCTTTCGGTCTTGGAGCTTATGCATTTAAAATGGCAGATGATCGAGAGATGTTTACAAAAAGAAATATGAAAAAAATGCGTAAACGTATGATGAAAGCTATTCACTAA